CGCCTTTTTCCTTCACACCAATTTCAATTTCTTCAATAATTTTCAGTGGATCTTCGTTACGGGGATTGTCCGACGTGATAAAGACAAGATCGCTGTATTCACCCGCGATCTCGCCCATTGGACGGCGTTTGGTGCGGTCGCGGTCGCCGCCGCAGCCGAAGACGGTAATTATCTTGCCGTCCGTCAGATCTTTCGCAGTCTTCAGCGTATTCAGCAACGCGTCGTCGGTGTGGGCGTAATCCACCACAACCGCAAAATCACCATCGTGCGGCACGCGTTCAAATCTTCCCGGAGCTCCGACACAGGTCGAAAGGCCTTCTTGGATCGAATCCAAGTCGAATCCCAGTTCCAATGCCGTCGCCGTTGCGGACAGCATATTGTAAACATGCGGACGACCGACGAGCGGGGAAGTGACCTTGATATTGCCAGCCGGAGTATTCAGATCGAACGAAGTGCCGCGGATCAAGGAAACCTCAATATTTGAGGCCGCAAGATCTGCATCGCCGACCTGCGAACACGTAACAACACGCTGGCCGTCCGCTCTTAACTCCTCCGCGAGTTTCGCTCCCCATTCATCGTCGATATTTACCACGGATGAGCTTGGTTTTTCTCCCAAACCTCCATCGAAAAGCTTTTTCTTGGCGGCGAAATAGTTCTCCATCGTCTCGTGATAATCGAGATGATCGCGCGTCAGATTTGTAAACACCGCGACCTTGAACCGTAGCCAGTCGCAGCGGTGCAGGTCGATCGCTTGTGAGGAAGTTTCCATCATGGCAACGCTACATCCGGCATCGACGGCCTCGCGAAGAAAGCGGTTCGTGTCCGAGGCTTCGGGCGTTGTTCGCACGGCTTCTTCGCTTTTTTCGCCGATGCGGTATTCGACCGTAGTCAGCATTGCGGCCTTTTGTTTTGCGGCTTCGGCGAGGGCGAAACAGAGATAAGTCGTGGTAGTTTTGCCGTTCGTGCCGGTGATTCCGACCAGGTTAAGTTCGTGCGAAGGGTTACCGTTGATCACTGCGGCAGCTTTGGCGAGGGCTTCGCGGGCATTGGCAACTTTCAGCCAGGCTCCGCCGAAATCTATAGGTGGATCGAATTCAGAAATAATGCCTGCGGCTCCGCGTCGCATAACATCCTCGACAAACCGGTGCCCGTCCATCGTCGCACCCTTGATCGCCACGAAGATGGTGTTTTCGCCTGCCTGCCGCGAATCGTGCGTCACATCGGTCGCGACCGACGTTCCATCGCCAAAGAGCTCTGCAATTAACTGCTCTGCTAGTGTTTGTGTTGTGATATTCTGTGAACTCAAAGCTGTTTTTATCCGTCCGACGTGAATTATACGATACGGATATATTTTCCACGAACATCGCCCCCGCGTTTTCGTATTAACATCAAGAGTCGGAGGTTTTGGGATATGAACATAATTAAATTGATCCTCGCCGCGATCGGCCTTGTCTTTGTGGGAATGCTGCTTTTGTGGGTGCTGGGAATACTTGGTTCGCTGCTTTCGTGGGTGTTCTGGCTTGGCTTGATCGGCCTCGTTGGATATGGAGGTTACCGATTATTTCTTGCCGCGGAGAAAAAGGCTCTCGGTTCCGATCCGCACCAGGGCCTCGGCAGCCCGTCGGACATAAATATGTCGTGGGACGAATACGACAAAAAATATCTTCATAAATAGTCGGCTAGACAAATTACGCTGGATTCGCTAGATTCTTTCTTTGCCTCGTGCCGAGGTGGCGAAATGGTATACGCACTAGTCTTAGGAACTAGCGACGAAAGTCATGCGAGTTCGAGTCTCGCCCTCGGCACCAAAAATCAGTGGTCAGTGGCCGGTTGTCAGTTGTCAGTCAAGACATCACCTCCGGCCATTGGCTTTTGCGCAGCACTGAGATTTATAATTGGTTGCAAGATATAGAACTGACAACCGACCACCGATAACTGATAACTGACTGATGAAAAGCGAAATAAAGGAAATTTCACCTACCCAAAAAGAGATACATCTACAAATCGATGCTGAGGTGGTCAAGGCCGCTTACGGTAAAGCAAGCCAGAAATACGTTAAGAACGCGAATATTCCCGGCTTTAGAAAAGGTTTTGCTCCGCTCGACGTCGTCCGGATGCGGTTTAAGGAAGAGATCAAGAGCGAAGTGCTCCAGATCGTTGTTCCGGACGCTGTGACTGCCGCGATCCAGGAGCATGACGTTCATCCGCTGGCAGAACCGCAGCTTCATCTAGAAGACCACGAGAATGTAAAAGTTAACGGTTCCGTACCGATCTCGCTCCACGTTCACATCGAGGTAATGCCTGAGATCCCGACGCCGAAATACGACGATATCGAAGTAACCCGCCGCGTAAAACCGGTGCTTGATGGCGAAGTCGAAGATCTGATCGCTGAACGCCTGCAGAAAGAGGCGACGTTGATCCCGGTCGAAGGCCGCAAATCGGAGATCGGCGATACCGTTATTGCTGATCTTGAAGGCAAGTTCGATGACGCTCCGGATGCGGATCCGATCAAAGCTGAAGACCTGGAAGTCGAACTTGGCGGCGAGCATATCGAGAAATCATTCACAGAAAATCTAGTCGGCGTTGAGCAGGATGATGAAAAGGAATTTACTGTTTCGTATCCGGCTGAATTCTCGTCCGAGGCGTTGGCCGGAAAGACCGTTCATTACAAAGCTAAGATCAAATCAGTAGGCAAATCCGAACTGCCGGAGTTGAACGACGATTGGGCGAAAAGCCTAGATGAAGGCTACAAATCACTTAAGGACCTTCGCACACGGCTTAAGGCTGATCTGGTCAAATATGCTGAGGCTGACGCAGATGCTCGACTAAGAAACAATGCGATCGCAAAGCTGATCGAGAAGAATGCTTTTGAGGTTCCAAATGTTTTGATCGAAAATCAGGCGAGAAATCTGCTGAACAATTTTGCGCAGGATATGCAGCAGAGAGGTGTTGACCTGAACAAGGTCGAGCCGCAGTTCATCGAGATGGCGTATGGAAATATGCGTCAGCAGGCTGAACGTGACGTTCGCGGTGCGATGCTCCTTGATAAGGTTGCTGACCTGGAA
This sequence is a window from Acidobacteriota bacterium. Protein-coding genes within it:
- a CDS encoding UDP-N-acetylmuramoyl-L-alanyl-D-glutamate--2,6-diaminopimelate ligase, whose product is MSSQNITTQTLAEQLIAELFGDGTSVATDVTHDSRQAGENTIFVAIKGATMDGHRFVEDVMRRGAAGIISEFDPPIDFGGAWLKVANAREALAKAAAVINGNPSHELNLVGITGTNGKTTTTYLCFALAEAAKQKAAMLTTVEYRIGEKSEEAVRTTPEASDTNRFLREAVDAGCSVAMMETSSQAIDLHRCDWLRFKVAVFTNLTRDHLDYHETMENYFAAKKKLFDGGLGEKPSSSVVNIDDEWGAKLAEELRADGQRVVTCSQVGDADLAASNIEVSLIRGTSFDLNTPAGNIKVTSPLVGRPHVYNMLSATATALELGFDLDSIQEGLSTCVGAPGRFERVPHDGDFAVVVDYAHTDDALLNTLKTAKDLTDGKIITVFGCGGDRDRTKRRPMGEIAGEYSDLVFITSDNPRNEDPLKIIEEIEIGVKEKGVEYYAISDRREAIYKAVAAANTNDVVIIAGKGHENYQLVNGNKFHFDDREVAIEALARRREES
- the tig gene encoding trigger factor, which codes for MKSEIKEISPTQKEIHLQIDAEVVKAAYGKASQKYVKNANIPGFRKGFAPLDVVRMRFKEEIKSEVLQIVVPDAVTAAIQEHDVHPLAEPQLHLEDHENVKVNGSVPISLHVHIEVMPEIPTPKYDDIEVTRRVKPVLDGEVEDLIAERLQKEATLIPVEGRKSEIGDTVIADLEGKFDDAPDADPIKAEDLEVELGGEHIEKSFTENLVGVEQDDEKEFTVSYPAEFSSEALAGKTVHYKAKIKSVGKSELPELNDDWAKSLDEGYKSLKDLRTRLKADLVKYAEADADARLRNNAIAKLIEKNAFEVPNVLIENQARNLLNNFAQDMQQRGVDLNKVEPQFIEMAYGNMRQQAERDVRGAMLLDKVADLEKVEVAESEIEEELTKMAEYYRTTNEEIRQSLEKQGGGIENIHNNLKTRKSIEAVIAKARITEGEWIDEAVAEADAQAAAEEDKPKKAAKKKEPAKKKAAKE